The Pseudomonas orientalis genome contains a region encoding:
- the rpoC gene encoding DNA-directed RNA polymerase subunit beta' encodes MKDLLNLLKNQGQVEEFDAIRIGLASPEMIRSWSFGEVKKPETINYRTFKPERDGLFCAKIFGPVKDYECLCGKYKRLKHRGVICEKCGVEVALAKVRRERMAHIELASPVAHIWFLKSLPSRIGLLMDMTLRDIERVLYFESYVVIDPGMTTLEKGQLLNDEQYFEALEEFGDDFDARMGAEAVRELLHAIDLEHEIGRLREEIPQTNSETKIKKLSKRLKLMEAFQGSGNLPEWMVLTVLPVLPPDLRPLVPLDGGRFATSDLNDLYRRVINRNNRLKRLLDLSAPDIIVRNEKRMLQEAVDALLDNGRRGRAITGSNKRPLKSLADMIKGKQGRFRQNLLGKRVDYSGRSVITVGPTLRLHQCGLPKKMALELFKPFIFGKLEMRGLATTIKAAKKMVERELPEVWDVLAEVIREHPVLLNRAPTLHRLGIQAFEPVLIEGKAIQLHPLVCAAYNADFDGDQMAVHVPLTLEAQLEARALMMSTNNILSPANGEPIIVPSQDVVLGLYYMTREAINAKGEGRVFADLQEVDRVFRAGEAALHAKVKVRIHETVNDRDGGSVSNVRIVDTTVGRALLYQVVPKGLSYDVVNLPMKKKAISKLINQCYRVVGLKETVIFADQLMYTGFAYSTISGVSIGVNDFVIPDEKARIISAATDEVKEIESQYASGLVTQGEKYNKVIDLWSKANDEVSKAMMANLSKEKVIDRHGVEVDQESFNSMYMMADSGARGSAAQIRQLAGMRGLMAKPDGSIIETPITANFREGLSVLQYFISTHGARKGLADTALKTANSGYLTRRLVDVAQDLVVTEIDCGTEHGLLMTPHIEGGDVVEPLGERVLGRVIARDVFKPGTEEVIVPAGTLVDEKWVEFIELNSIDEVIVRSPISCETRYGICAKCYGRDLARGHQVNIGEAVGVIAAQSIGEPGTQLTMRTFHIGGAASRTSAADSVQVKNGGTVRLHNLKHVERVDGHLVAVSRSGELAIADDYGRERERYKLPYGAVISVKEGDKVDAGAIVAKWDPHTHPIVTEMKGTVTYVGMEEGITIKRQTDELTGMTNIEVLDAKDRPAAGKDIRPAVKMVDDNGKDLLLPGTDVIAQYFLPANALVGVADGAKIAIGDVIARIPQETSKTRDITGGLPRVADLFEARRPKEASILAEVSGTIAFGKETKGKRRLVITPNDGSDPYEELIPKWRHLNVFEGEQVNRGEVISDGPSDPHDILRLLGVSALAKYIVNEIQDVYRLQGVKINDKHIETILRQMLRKVEIAESGDSSFIKGDQMELTHVLVENERLANDEKFVSKFTRVLLGITKASLSTESFISAASFQETTRVLTEAAVTGKRDYLRGLKENVVVGRLIPAGTGLAYHSERKRRRDADKPLRVSASEVEAALTEALNSSGN; translated from the coding sequence TTGAAAGACCTACTGAATTTGCTGAAAAACCAGGGTCAAGTCGAAGAGTTCGACGCCATCCGTATTGGGTTGGCATCGCCTGAGATGATCCGTTCGTGGTCGTTCGGTGAAGTTAAAAAGCCGGAAACCATCAACTACCGTACGTTCAAACCTGAGCGTGACGGCCTGTTCTGCGCCAAGATCTTTGGCCCGGTAAAGGATTACGAGTGCCTGTGCGGTAAGTACAAGCGCTTGAAGCACCGCGGTGTGATCTGCGAGAAGTGCGGCGTTGAAGTTGCACTGGCCAAGGTTCGTCGTGAGCGCATGGCGCACATCGAACTGGCTTCGCCGGTTGCCCACATCTGGTTCCTGAAATCGCTGCCGTCCCGTATCGGCTTGCTGATGGACATGACCCTGCGTGATATCGAACGCGTTCTCTACTTCGAGAGCTACGTCGTTATCGATCCAGGCATGACCACCCTTGAAAAAGGTCAGCTGCTGAACGATGAGCAGTACTTCGAAGCGCTGGAAGAGTTCGGTGACGATTTCGATGCCCGCATGGGTGCCGAAGCTGTCCGCGAACTGCTGCACGCTATCGACCTGGAGCACGAGATTGGCCGTCTGCGCGAAGAAATTCCGCAAACCAACTCCGAAACCAAGATCAAGAAGCTGTCCAAGCGTCTGAAGTTGATGGAAGCCTTCCAGGGTTCCGGCAACCTGCCAGAGTGGATGGTGCTGACCGTTCTGCCGGTTCTGCCGCCAGACCTGCGTCCGCTGGTACCGTTGGACGGTGGTCGTTTCGCGACGTCCGACCTCAACGACCTGTACCGCCGCGTGATCAACCGTAACAACCGCTTGAAGCGCCTGCTTGATCTGTCCGCTCCGGACATCATCGTGCGCAACGAAAAGCGTATGTTGCAGGAAGCCGTCGACGCCTTGCTCGACAACGGTCGTCGTGGCCGTGCTATCACCGGTTCCAACAAGCGTCCTCTGAAATCCCTGGCTGACATGATCAAGGGTAAGCAGGGTCGTTTCCGTCAGAACTTGCTCGGTAAGCGTGTTGACTACTCCGGTCGTTCGGTAATTACCGTAGGCCCGACCCTGCGTCTGCACCAGTGCGGTCTGCCCAAGAAGATGGCACTCGAGCTGTTCAAGCCGTTCATCTTCGGCAAGCTGGAAATGCGCGGTCTGGCGACCACCATCAAAGCGGCCAAGAAAATGGTCGAGCGCGAACTGCCAGAGGTTTGGGACGTTCTCGCTGAAGTGATTCGCGAACACCCGGTTCTCCTCAACCGTGCACCGACCCTTCACCGTCTGGGTATCCAGGCGTTTGAACCGGTACTGATCGAAGGTAAGGCTATCCAGCTGCACCCTCTGGTCTGTGCTGCGTACAACGCCGACTTCGACGGCGACCAAATGGCCGTGCACGTACCGCTGACACTGGAAGCCCAGTTGGAAGCGCGCGCGTTGATGATGTCGACCAACAACATTCTGTCGCCAGCCAACGGTGAGCCAATCATCGTTCCGTCGCAGGACGTTGTATTGGGTCTGTACTACATGACCCGTGAAGCGATCAACGCCAAGGGCGAAGGTCGTGTATTCGCTGACCTGCAGGAAGTTGACCGTGTGTTCCGTGCCGGCGAAGCCGCACTGCACGCCAAGGTTAAAGTGCGGATCCACGAAACCGTCAACGACCGTGACGGCGGCAGCGTGAGCAATGTTCGTATTGTCGACACTACTGTCGGCCGTGCGCTGTTGTATCAAGTTGTGCCAAAAGGTCTGTCGTACGACGTCGTCAACCTGCCGATGAAGAAAAAGGCGATCTCCAAGCTGATCAACCAGTGCTACCGCGTGGTTGGTTTGAAAGAGACCGTTATCTTCGCTGACCAGTTGATGTACACAGGTTTCGCTTACTCGACTATCTCCGGCGTTTCCATCGGCGTTAACGACTTCGTTATCCCGGATGAAAAAGCTCGCATCATCAGTGCCGCCACTGACGAAGTGAAAGAGATCGAGAGCCAGTACGCCTCCGGCCTGGTAACCCAGGGCGAGAAGTACAACAAAGTGATCGACCTTTGGTCCAAGGCCAACGACGAAGTGTCCAAGGCGATGATGGCCAACCTCTCGAAAGAGAAAGTCATCGACCGTCATGGCGTCGAAGTCGATCAAGAGTCTTTCAACTCGATGTACATGATGGCCGACTCGGGCGCACGGGGTTCTGCTGCGCAGATCCGTCAGCTCGCCGGTATGCGTGGCCTGATGGCCAAGCCGGATGGCTCCATCATCGAAACGCCGATTACCGCGAACTTCCGTGAAGGTTTGAGCGTACTTCAGTACTTCATCTCCACTCACGGTGCTCGTAAGGGTCTGGCGGATACCGCGTTGAAAACCGCTAACTCCGGTTACCTGACACGTCGTCTGGTAGACGTTGCACAAGATCTGGTTGTAACCGAGATCGATTGCGGCACCGAGCACGGCCTGCTGATGACTCCGCACATTGAAGGCGGTGACGTTGTAGAGCCACTGGGTGAGCGCGTATTGGGTCGTGTGATTGCCCGTGACGTGTTCAAGCCAGGTACCGAGGAAGTTATCGTTCCTGCCGGCACCCTGGTAGACGAGAAGTGGGTCGAGTTCATCGAACTCAACAGCATCGACGAAGTGATCGTTCGCTCGCCGATCAGCTGCGAAACCCGCTACGGCATCTGCGCCAAGTGCTACGGCCGTGACTTGGCTCGTGGTCACCAGGTGAACATCGGTGAAGCGGTCGGCGTTATCGCTGCCCAGTCCATCGGTGAGCCGGGTACCCAGTTGACCATGCGTACGTTCCACATCGGTGGTGCGGCCAGCCGGACCTCCGCAGCCGACAGTGTTCAGGTGAAGAATGGCGGTACCGTCCGCCTGCATAACCTCAAGCACGTTGAGCGAGTGGATGGCCACCTGGTTGCTGTGTCCCGTTCCGGTGAGCTGGCAATCGCTGATGACTACGGTCGTGAGCGTGAGCGTTACAAGCTGCCGTACGGTGCTGTGATTTCGGTCAAGGAAGGTGACAAGGTCGACGCTGGCGCAATCGTGGCCAAGTGGGATCCGCACACTCACCCAATCGTTACCGAAATGAAAGGTACCGTGACCTACGTGGGCATGGAAGAAGGCATCACGATCAAGCGTCAGACTGACGAATTGACCGGTATGACCAACATTGAAGTACTCGACGCCAAAGATCGTCCAGCTGCCGGCAAAGACATCCGTCCTGCCGTGAAGATGGTCGACGACAACGGCAAGGATCTGTTGCTGCCTGGCACTGACGTAATCGCTCAGTACTTCCTGCCAGCCAACGCCCTGGTCGGTGTAGCGGATGGTGCGAAGATCGCGATCGGTGATGTTATCGCGCGTATCCCGCAAGAAACGTCGAAAACTCGCGACATCACCGGTGGTCTGCCGCGTGTTGCCGACTTGTTCGAAGCGCGTCGTCCGAAAGAAGCGTCGATTCTGGCTGAAGTCAGCGGCACCATCGCGTTCGGTAAAGAGACCAAGGGCAAGCGCCGTCTGGTCATTACCCCGAACGACGGTAGCGATCCGTACGAAGAGCTGATTCCGAAGTGGCGTCACCTGAACGTCTTCGAAGGCGAACAGGTAAACCGCGGCGAAGTTATCTCCGACGGCCCGAGCGATCCACACGACATCCTGCGTCTGCTGGGTGTGAGTGCGCTGGCCAAGTACATCGTTAACGAGATCCAGGACGTTTACCGCCTGCAAGGCGTGAAGATCAACGACAAGCACATCGAGACCATCCTGCGTCAGATGTTGCGTAAAGTTGAAATCGCTGAATCCGGCGATTCCAGTTTCATCAAGGGCGACCAGATGGAACTGACTCACGTACTGGTGGAAAACGAGCGCCTGGCGAACGACGAGAAATTCGTTTCCAAGTTCACTCGCGTGCTGCTGGGTATCACCAAGGCGTCGTTGTCCACTGAGTCGTTCATCTCGGCGGCCTCCTTCCAGGAGACCACTCGTGTACTGACCGAAGCAGCGGTAACCGGCAAGCGCGATTACCTGCGCGGCCTGAAAGAAAACGTAGTCGTGGGTCGTTTGATCCCGGCCGGTACCGGTTTGGCTTACCACAGCGAGCGCAAGCGCCGCCGTGATGCTGACAAGCCGTTGCGCGTAAGCGCCAGTGAAGTGGAAGCTGCACTGACCGAAGCGCTGAACTCAAGCGGTAACTGA